The window ACCGGTCGGCGGTTCGGGCGGTTTGTTTGGCGGTTTCGGGTGTGAACCATCCCTCCGATCAGCAGAGGATAATGGACTGGCTTAGGTATTGCTATTAAAAGTGTTTTCTTTTATTACAATGCAAGTGAGGGTGTTTGGGTTTTCGAAACAATTAATGTCTGGTTTTTGTTCTAAAAGGTTTGTGTTTGTGTTGGATGTATAACAGGGACATATTCCCCAGGGATGTGAGGTTGTATGTTCAGAATGATGCTGTGGCGGCTTTGGCTTGCGGAACTATGGGAAAGCTTCATGGGTGTGTTCTGATTGCCGGCACGGGCACCATTGCGTATGGATTCACTGAAGATGGTAGAAATGCTCGGGCTGCTGGCGCAGGACCTACCTTAGGTGATTGGGGAAGGTATAGCATTTTAGCCTTGTAATTTTCGTAATTATATGGAGAAGTGTGGCCATTGTTTTGCGTTGTCCAGGTATGGAAGTTTCTTCTTGTTGTCGTTTGTCATTGGAGATTTTCAGGGTCTTTTTGCATGTATATAGACCTTTGTAACTGTATGAAATGGTTTAAAGCTTGTAATATGAAACAATTGGTGGGAGAGCTTAAAACCTCCTGCCGCATTATTCATCTTTTAGTTTTCCCTATCCTGCTGATCATTTGTTTCAAATTCTATAAGTAGACTGTTAGAAATTTCAAGTACCGTTATTACTTTTGTTATATGACAGTTGCTCCCTGCTTGATACTGTAGGTTTAGAATAAACATTTCATGGTTGATTGATATAACGAACACAATTATAATAGTTTCGAGTAGAAGTAAAACAATTGTGCTCTATAAGTATGTAGGATTCTTTTTATCTGTCTTTCTGTTTTATATGACAACATTTTTTTTTATTTACAGTGGATATGGAATAGCTGCACAGGCCTTAACCGCGATCATAAGGGCCCATGACGGGCGTGGTCCAAAGACAGCACTTACCTCTAGTATTTTAGAGAAGCTTGATCTTTCTTCTGCAGATGAACTCATCGGGTACCTATCTGAAACTTATATGTGTTATCATTGCATAGATGGGTGAAGTACTAGTTGTCATTTTGGGATCTCACAGTCTGCAGACAATGTTTTACGCACTTTGGCGAAAATAGATGACAAGGTTTGTCCTGTATACCTATAAATTTGTTCGTCTGCAATCTCTTGATTGGTCTTGGTTAGGTGATGCAAACCTGTAAGATGAGTTCCACTTTTTGTGTACCTGTTAAACTCTAGAACTCCATTTATTTGGTTGAAGCTTTTTGGTTCCCTTGGCATACAGTCTTTTTAGTATTTTTTGAATACCTTTCTTGAAAATACCATTTCCACACCAGACATTACTGTATTTCTGTATTGACACTTTATTTATCTTTGAGGAAACATAATTAGTCAGCCAGAACAATGTTACTCGATGTGGTCACAACCATTTGAAAATGCAGTTATAGTACTTCTTCCATTAGGACTTGTCAATTGTCATGCATTCTGGATTGCACAATATTGGTGTTCTGTAAATAAATGTCCTCGCAAACCTCTCTTAGAAAGAAACATTAGAAAGATGTATTGCAAGCACATTTATATGAGAAGTTTTATTTTATATAACTAGCAAGGATCTATACAGAATGGGATATCAGTTGACAACTGGCTCTATCATTGGATTTTAGGTGGACTTATGCAGATCCATCTTGGGCTCGCATTGCAGCACTTGTTCCAGAGGTTGTATCATGTGCAGAGGCTGGTGATGAAGTAGCAAATAAGATATTGTTTGATTCAGTTGAGGAGTTGGGTTTAAGTGTGAAAGCTGTTGTTCAAAGACTTGACTTGTGTGGCCCAGGTATGGCACCAACAACTGATTAATCTAAAAAAATATTTTTTATGAATCTTTCTTTCATGGAATTATGAGCACCTTAAATATTAACTGTTGCGTTTGGATCTTTGATTTGAATCACTCTAAAAGTCATTCTAAATTGAGTGAAATAGCTCATACCTTTGGTGTCATCTTCCCTCTGTCTTGTGTGCTCTCTGTTTCCAATAGGAAGTAATGTAGCTTTGTGAAAGTTAAG of the Fragaria vesca subsp. vesca linkage group LG6, FraVesHawaii_1.0, whole genome shotgun sequence genome contains:
- the LOC101315362 gene encoding N-acetyl-D-glucosamine kinase-like isoform 2 is translated as MKRYRNGEIWDFEQQMPLSDDACDVILGLDGGTTSTVCICMPVLPFSDPLPDPVPVLARAVAGCSNHNSVGEAAARETLEQVMAEALAKSGSNRSAVRAVCLAVSGVNHPSDQQRIMDWLRDIFPRDVRLYVQNDAVAALACGTMGKLHGCVLIAGTGTIAYGFTEDGRNARAAGAGPTLGDWGSGYGIAAQALTAIIRAHDGRGPKTALTSSILEKLDLSSADELIGWTYADPSWARIAALVPEVVSCAEAGDEVANKILFDSVEELGLSVKAVVQRLDLCGPEGRDSFPLVMVGGVLEANKRWDIGTEVIRCISKEYPGAVPIRPKV
- the LOC101315362 gene encoding N-acetyl-D-glucosamine kinase-like isoform 1, which translates into the protein MKRYRNGEIWDFEQQMPLSDDACDVILGLDGGTTSTVCICMPVLPFSDPLPDPVPVLARAVAGCSNHNSVGEAAARETLEQVMAEALAKSGSNRSAVRAVCLAVSGVNHPSDQQRIMDWLRDIFPRDVRLYVQNDAVAALACGTMGKLHGCVLIAGTGTIAYGFTEDGRNARAAGAGPTLGDWGSGYGIAAQALTAIIRAHDGRGPKTALTSSILEKLDLSSADELIGWTYADPSWARIAALVPEVVSCAEAGDEVANKILFDSVEELGLSVKAVVQRLDLCGPEGRDSFPLVMVGGVLEANKRWDIGTEVIRCISKEYPGAVPIRPKVEPAVGAALLAWNCLMKESVKETFKC